In Candidatus Zixiibacteriota bacterium, a genomic segment contains:
- a CDS encoding T9SS type A sorting domain-containing protein yields MKRWMGVLLLTVIGFSLLTVVARAANWVYVDSVKNVVPNQTNVHVNVWVRNSDSLLAFVLPLEIRNTSGNGSYIIGSCVFQTTLRSRLGQSPLSGSLLEQTFSGPTTGLTCPPPEDVPLCSGPVSHTYAGLSTAVDFVSPDGFMWSGFSTSGPPQLFTLPPGDDRIGGYHRDWPDEGDSTKYDAAPSFEFVFNVNSIVGSFEIDTMCKCPANNLSGLDPRVDLVSFAFTKGTVNIGSFPAEAPVLSTIGLQLVKENGTLAVFVTASDPNGDAPALTAANLPTNATLLDNVNGTADFNFAPTVGQAGLYHVMFYATDNTALKDSEDVRIIVNHLSNLRPVLDFIRNDTVREGSSLEFRVTASDPNGGYSPLLVLGGSPPGTAQLTDSSNGAGLFHYAPGYDEAGFVDFVFIATDGFLADTLVVTIEVFDVAAAVRSVSDGNNVPTTYALDQNYPNPFNAGTVVRFALPHDSKVRLEVFNVLGRKVRTLLNEFRPLGVYAVDWDGTDDRGKPLSTGVYFYRIQTEDYTNTRSMLILK; encoded by the coding sequence ATGAAACGGTGGATGGGCGTACTCCTCCTCACAGTGATTGGCTTCAGTCTTCTGACAGTGGTCGCGAGGGCTGCCAACTGGGTCTATGTGGACTCAGTGAAGAACGTCGTCCCGAACCAGACGAACGTACACGTTAATGTCTGGGTCAGAAACAGCGACTCGCTGCTTGCTTTCGTACTACCTCTGGAGATACGCAATACGAGCGGGAACGGCTCATACATCATCGGTTCGTGCGTGTTTCAGACAACTCTGCGGAGTCGACTCGGTCAGAGTCCCCTGTCCGGCAGTCTCCTTGAGCAGACATTCTCTGGCCCTACGACTGGTCTCACTTGCCCACCACCTGAGGATGTGCCCCTCTGCAGCGGGCCTGTCTCGCATACCTACGCGGGGCTGAGTACTGCTGTCGATTTTGTCAGCCCCGATGGGTTCATGTGGAGCGGGTTCTCAACTAGTGGGCCGCCACAGCTCTTCACTTTGCCACCCGGTGACGACCGTATCGGTGGGTACCATCGCGACTGGCCAGATGAGGGTGATTCCACCAAGTACGATGCCGCGCCTTCGTTCGAATTCGTCTTCAACGTGAACTCAATTGTGGGGTCTTTCGAGATCGACACAATGTGTAAGTGCCCGGCCAACAACTTGTCGGGCCTCGACCCGCGGGTAGACCTCGTCTCCTTCGCGTTCACTAAGGGAACAGTGAACATCGGCAGCTTCCCCGCAGAGGCACCGGTCCTGTCGACCATCGGTCTCCAACTCGTCAAAGAGAACGGAACGCTGGCGGTCTTCGTCACTGCCTCGGATCCCAACGGTGATGCGCCCGCTCTCACGGCCGCCAATCTCCCGACCAACGCGACGTTGCTGGACAACGTGAACGGCACAGCGGACTTCAACTTCGCGCCGACGGTGGGACAGGCGGGACTCTACCACGTCATGTTCTACGCGACCGACAATACGGCACTCAAGGACAGCGAGGACGTGCGGATCATCGTGAACCACCTCAGCAACCTGCGCCCGGTGCTGGACTTCATCCGCAACGACACAGTCAGGGAGGGCAGTTCACTCGAGTTCCGCGTCACCGCTTCGGATCCCAACGGAGGGTATTCGCCTCTGCTGGTTCTTGGCGGATCACCGCCCGGTACCGCCCAGTTGACCGACAGCAGCAACGGGGCCGGGCTGTTCCACTACGCGCCCGGCTACGATGAGGCCGGATTCGTCGACTTCGTCTTCATCGCCACGGATGGCTTCCTGGCGGACACTCTGGTCGTGACGATTGAAGTGTTCGACGTCGCCGCCGCCGTGCGGTCGGTGTCGGACGGCAATAACGTGCCCACGACGTATGCTCTGGACCAGAACTACCCGAATCCGTTCAACGCCGGCACGGTGGTGCGCTTCGCTCTGCCGCATGACAGCAAAGTCCGCCTCGAAGTGTTCAACGTTCTCGGGCGTAAGGTCAGGACGCTTCTAAACGAGTTCCGCCCGCTGGGGGTCTATGCGGTGGACTGGGACGGCACCGATGATCGGGGCAAACCGTTGTCGACCGGCGTGTATTTCTATCGCATCCAGACGGAGGACTACACCAACACCAGGAGTATGCTCATCCTGAAGTGA